The Tatumella ptyseos genome segment TGAGCACTAGCGTGACGATCGTAGCGATCATTATGTGATTATCGAAACGTTGGTAACCGTAAACGACCGCGAGATACCCAATGCCTCCCGCACCAATGGTGCCGGCGATCGCCGAGTACTCGATCATGGCGATCACATTAACTACCGCCGCCGCCACGATCGCTGGAAGCGCCTCACTTAGCTGTGCCTGAGTAATAATTTGCCAAGCAGAACCGCCAGAGACGATCCCTACAGCGGTCACCTCCGTAGGCACTTCACGTAATGCGTTTTCAACCAATCGAGCAAAAAAAGGGATACCGGCTACTATCATTGGGATCACTGCTGCAGGAATACCGATAGTGGTCCCGGTTAACCAAAAAGTGAAGGGAATGATAGCGGCCATCAGAACGAGAAAAGGGAGAGAACGTCCTATATTCGTTATCCCACTAAGTAGGTGATAAAAACTAGGTTTTGGAAATAATCCATAGCGTGAAGTGTTGAAAAGAATAATCCCCAAGCCCCCTCCAACACTCAATACGACGACCATGACGAGGCTGACCATCATCCAGGTCTCAAGGTAAGCCGGTATCAGTAACGTATGAATATCTCGCCAGGGTGTATCTTGGCTCATCACATCAAGTGCTTTCATCCGACCTCCCGAAATGTAATGGCTGATGGCGGCGAATCGAGATGTAATCCCCATTCTCCAAGCTGTCGCAGAAAATCGTCCGCATCGAAATTGATCGATGGTGAAACCG includes the following:
- a CDS encoding methionine ABC transporter permease, which produces MKALDVMSQDTPWRDIHTLLIPAYLETWMMVSLVMVVVLSVGGGLGIILFNTSRYGLFPKPSFYHLLSGITNIGRSLPFLVLMAAIIPFTFWLTGTTIGIPAAVIPMIVAGIPFFARLVENALREVPTEVTAVGIVSGGSAWQIITQAQLSEALPAIVAAAVVNVIAMIEYSAIAGTIGAGGIGYLAVVYGYQRFDNHIMIATIVTLVLTIQLVQFIGDRLVAALQPK